The segment CATGTTTTGAAATCCCAATCCTCTTTTCGTCGAAATATTCATGTTTTGAAGCTGTTAGACTCATCTCTGTTGACTCCAAGAACTTTCATGTGTTTGCTGATGTTTGAATGTCTTTTATCATTTGTTTAATGTTGTAACcttttataacaaaaagaaaaagaaaaaacataatccTTTTTTATTGTTAACTTGTAGTCTCCTCTTTCAAACGCAAAAACATgtctgaacaaaaaaataaaatcgcAAAAACATGTATGTAGACATTTTCTAAGGCTTTGGTTAGATCTCATCTATTATTTGATATGAGCCCATCAGTCATAATTGACTCCGGCTCAGTGTTAATGTTTTGTTAACTTCAGTAAACAGTCATTGTTGGGTCAAGCTTTATTCTTATTTAGGCCCCACAATATAAGAAAGCCCATATATAGGCCCAATAGAGTTAATTTATGAATCCGCGTATATATAATGTTTGACCTGATAACTGAAAGCTAGGGTTTTTCTCTGTAATTCGCTCGCCGGCATAAAAAGTGGAGgcaaggaggaggaagaagacatAGTAGCATCAGGATTGAAAATGAAGGGACGCCAAGGAGAGAGAGTTAGGTAATCATCCTTTCGAATATGAACAGACTTATCTCTGTTGTGTAATCAAGGCTTTGTCATTCGTCTGACAAAATCAATGTGTGTTTGCTGTTTTCTCTTTGCAGATTGTATGTTAGAGGAACAGTCCTCGGCTACAAGAGGTACTTTTGATTCCCCCTCTGAGGCTTTGAGAACTCTATATTTGCAAAATGTGGTGGGAGATTGTATTGTAATATACATATACTGCTCATAATAGTGTGTCTTTATGTGTGTTTACTATATAGTCTGTTTGCTCGCGTGTGTTCAAAATTGTCTTAAAAATTGCGCCTTTTGTTTTTGGTTCTAGCTAATGCAGTCCATTGAATTTATAAGCAGTTGTTTGATCATGTATATAGTGAATTTTTCGTAGTTTGATTACTTATTAGTGAGTGAATTTTCAGGTCGAAGTCGAACCAATACCCCAACACTTCTCTGATCCAGATTGAAGGTGTGAACACTACCGAGGAGGTGACGTGGTACAAGGGAAAGAGGATGGCTTACATCTACAAGGCGAAGACAAAGAAGAACGGTTCCCACTACCGTTGCATCTGGGGCAAAGTCGCTAGGCCTCATGGTAACAGCGGTGTTGTCCGTGCCAAGTTCACTTCAAACCTACCACCAAAGTCAATGGTAACTTCATTTCTTCTTTTGAACATGTattcgttttcttcttcttttttaatgtGCTTTGGAGTTTGTGACTAATAATGATATGTATTCTTTTGTGTTGCTTTCAGGGAGCTAGAGTCAGAGTGTTCATGTACCCCAGCAACATATGAGGTAAATTACCATACATCCATCTTTTTAGCTTAGTCACAGTTAAGATTAATCATCACTATTCCTGTAAAAGTATGCCTTGTGGAATGATATATTACCATCGGAGATTAGTTTAGGTTGTAGCAGTTTTTGTTTCATTCCATGTTTGTATGTAAGCATAGATCCTGATTTGATTTCATGACTGCAGGAGGGTAGATTCAGGACCTGGGATTCATTTCACAAGTATCAGAAGGAAGCTCCTATCATCATTTCTCAGAAGCTAtagtttatcttttttattCTCATTTTGTTTTAAACTCTCGGTCGGTTTTGTTCATCTCTAGACgaattaaaacattatttttgaTGGAATTCGAGCAGAAATATAATTATCCTAATATGAGTTATTTTTTGTTCTCTCTACTAAGATTCAATTTATATCCTTTTTCTCAATATGTCCCcaaaaaaaatcctttttatTTGTATCAAAATTCAAGAAATTAAATTAGTGAAATCGAAGTTTCAAAACTTAATCATGGTACATATTCAAACACAAAACATTCTTTTACAACAGACGCTTATATTCTCCTGGAAAccggttgacaaaaaaaaaaattctcctggaaaccttttttttaaaaataaaatggcTTTCACACCTTGAAACTTTTTCCATTTCTATTATCTGTGTAAcgtattaaaatttaattttggtacACGAAAATGCTGGAATCTAATAATAAGAAAGACTATAAAAAATCCATCATATTTGTGGTGAGACGAAGTGCAAGAATCTAATAAGTAATAACAAATACCTAAAAGATATCTACTGTATTAAAATAAAGTCTTAAATTTATCTACCATTAATGCTGTCATTTAACTTTTGGACTATTTCACATTTGTTAGCATGTTACTAAATTTATGGACCATTTCAAATTAGTTACAATATGATTATATTACACATTACTATTACAATATAACCggacaaattaaaataaaccaaCAATTAATTTGTCATAAGTAAACCAATCTTGGAATTAAATACTAGACTGAGGGTACTACTAGATTAGCAATACATTGTTTGGACGTGACATTCttataattaatgtataaaaaatattggtATAGTGTTTCTGTATAATGTTTATTCTTTTATAGTTTTTGTA is part of the Raphanus sativus cultivar WK10039 chromosome 5, ASM80110v3, whole genome shotgun sequence genome and harbors:
- the LOC108857668 gene encoding 60S ribosomal protein L35a-1; this translates as MKGRQGERVRLYVRGTVLGYKRSKSNQYPNTSLIQIEGVNTTEEVTWYKGKRMAYIYKAKTKKNGSHYRCIWGKVARPHGNSGVVRAKFTSNLPPKSMGARVRVFMYPSNI